A stretch of the Streptomyces venezuelae genome encodes the following:
- a CDS encoding DoxX family membrane protein, whose translation MQTIWLSGAEWLAVLRIGLGLWWLESWRHKDKKGWFERGTGIAWAADVAGKHRWPFVKTGFATVVEPRPRLMAYIVVYAELALGLGLVLGFLTPVALIGGLLLNLLYLVLMIHDWAEQGQNAMMALISLVALFAMSWQTWSLDAAIGLFL comes from the coding sequence ATGCAGACCATCTGGCTCAGCGGGGCCGAATGGCTCGCCGTGCTCCGGATCGGCCTCGGCCTGTGGTGGCTGGAGAGCTGGCGGCACAAGGACAAGAAGGGCTGGTTCGAGCGCGGTACCGGGATCGCCTGGGCCGCCGACGTGGCCGGGAAGCACCGGTGGCCGTTTGTGAAGACCGGCTTCGCCACGGTGGTGGAGCCCCGGCCGAGGCTGATGGCGTACATCGTCGTCTACGCCGAACTGGCCCTGGGCCTGGGCCTGGTCCTCGGGTTCCTCACCCCCGTCGCCCTGATCGGCGGGCTGCTGCTGAACCTGCTCTACCTGGTGCTGATGATCCACGACTGGGCCGAACAGGGCCAGAACGCGATGATGGCGCTCATCTCCCTCGTCGCGCTCTTCGCCATGAGCTGGCAGACCTGGTCCCTCGACGCGGCGATCGGACTCTTCCTGTGA